In a single window of the Neodiprion virginianus isolate iyNeoVirg1 chromosome 1, iyNeoVirg1.1, whole genome shotgun sequence genome:
- the LOC124306886 gene encoding bifunctional methylenetetrahydrofolate dehydrogenase/cyclohydrolase, mitochondrial: MWKRWILSLIKPSNADRNFHTSKILQEAKLIDGKKIAGEILQEVKQSVDSWVQSGMRRPKLVAILVGEDPASTTYVNNKMKAAKSVGIDSETILCPYDVAQAALIERIQLYNVDPLVDGVLVQLPLPKGINEKEICHAVTPSKDVDGFHSENIGNLSSDKKGIVPATALGVKELIIRTKVETFGKNAVVIGRSKHVGLPIALLLHADGNGETGALDMTTTICHRHTSHVELKKFTILADVLVAAAGVPGLVTKDMVKPGACVIDVGITRVKDARGKFKLTGDVDFDGVKQVAGHITPVPGGVGPMTVAILMQNTLFAAKRNQQNK; this comes from the exons ATGTGGAAACGTTGGATATTATCACTGATAAAACCATCAAATGCcgaccgaaattttcatacttctAAAATACT acaaGAAGCTAAGTTGATAGATGGTAAAAAGATAGctggtgaaattttacagGAAGTTAAACAGTCTGTTGATTCTTGGGTACAATCTGGCATGAGAAGACCTAAATTAGTCGCGATACTCGTCGGAGAAGATCCTGCCAGTACAACTTATGTcaacaataaaatgaaagcGGCAAAATCAGTCG GAATCGATAGTGAAACTATATTGTGTCCATATGATGTAGCGCAAGCTGCTTTGATAGAAAGAATTCAATTGTACAATGTCGATCCATTGGTGGATGGTGTGTTGGTACAATTACCTTTACCAAAGGGGAtaaatgagaaagaaatttgTCACGCTGTGACACCTTCTAAGGACGTTGATGGATTTCACTCCGAGAATATAGGGAATTTGAGTTCTGATAAAAAGGGAATTGTACCAGCCACAGCTTTAGGTGTAAAGGAATTAATAATCAGAACCAAAGTAGAAACATTTGGAAAGAACGCTGTTGTCATAGGAAGATCTAAACACGTCGGATTACCGATAGCCTTGCTTCTTCATGCTGATGGCAATG GTGAAACAGGTGCTTTGGATATGACGACGACAATTTGCCATCGGCACACGTCGCATGTAGAGTTAAAGAAATTTACCATCTTAGCTGATGTGTTGGTAGCAGCTGCAGGTGTACCTGGCTTGGTAACTAAAGATATGGTTAAACCTGGAGCATGTGTAATAGACGTAGGGATAACTAGGGTCAAAGATGCACGAGGGAAGTTCAAACTGACTGGAGATGTTGATTTTGATGGAGTGAAACAAGTGGCCGGGCACATTACACCTGTGCCTGGCGGAGTTGGACCAATGACTGTAGCTATTTTAATGCAAAATACTCTTTTTGCAGCTAAGCGTAATCaacaaaataaatga
- the LOC124306835 gene encoding glyoxylate reductase/hydroxypyruvate reductase-like yields the protein MVSLIRRSTSPLFLAKRLLQVEQNLINSDKIRSKHLRLSMSSTSESVAANKPPKVLVTRPDVPTVGLELLKKKCNLVIWDKPGPIPRNMLMERIAGVDGVFCTLVDKIDEEILTAAGPQLKVVATMSVGFDHLDLKALMERNIKVGYTPGILTDATAELTVALLLATSRRLLEANKAISRGEWTSWAPTWMCGPGLSNATVGIVGLGRIGAQVAKCLKSFNVAKILYTSRTEKREAAEFGGRKVSIDDLVAQSDFVIVTCALTPETSGLFNKKMFEKMKKTAILVNTSRGPIVDQPALIEALKNGTIRAAGLDVMTPEPIPLDSELLKLDNCVILPHIGSASCETRDEMARVTALNILAVFENTQMPLPLDL from the exons ATGGTGTCCTTGATTCGAAGATCAACATCACCTTTATTCCTGGCAAAACGATTGCTCCAGGTTGAACAAAACCTGATCAACTCAGACAAGATTCGTTCGAAACATCTTAGGTTATCAATGTCTTCCACTTCAGAATCTGTTGCAGCAAATAAGCCGCCAAAAGTCCTTGTTACTCGACCAGATGTACCTACTGTTGGGTTAGAGCtacttaaaaaaaa ATGTAATCTGGTTATTTGGGATAAACCTGGACCCATTCCACGGAACATGTTGATGGAAAGAATTGCTGGAGTAGATGGAGTGTTCTGTACCCTTGTGGATAAAATAGATGAAGAAATCCTGACTGCTGCTGGTCCTCAGCTCAAAGTGGTCGCTACAATGTCAGTTGGGTTTGATCACTTAGACCTGAAGGCTTTGATGGAGCGAAATATCAAAGTTGGATATACTCCTGGTATATTAACCGATGCCACTGCCGAACTGACAGTCGCTTTATTACTGGCAACATCAAGAAGACTCTTGGAGGCAAATAAAGCCATATCAAG AGGGGAATGGACTTCTTGGGCTCCGACTTGGATGTGTGGACCAGGATTGAGTAACGCTACTGTGGGTATAGTTGGGCTTGGCCGCATCGGAGCTCAAGTGGCAAAATGCCTGAAGAGTTTTAACGTAGCCAAAATTCTGTACACGAGTAGAACTGAAAAAAGGGAAGCAGCAGAATTTGGTGGGCGCAAAGTTTCTATAGACGATCTGGTCGCACAAAGCGACTTTGTGATAGTCACATGTGCCCTGACACCAGAAACAAGTGggttatttaataaaaaaatgtttgagaaaatgaagaaaactgCTATCCTTGTCAATACCAGTCGAGGACCGATCGTAGATCAGCCTGCATTGATAGAAGCTCTCAAAAATGGCACCATCAGGGCAGCTGGTCTAGACGTCATGACTCCTGAGCCCATACCTCTGGACAGTGAACTATTGAAACTGGATAATTGCG TCATTTTGCCGCACATAGGAAGTGCCAGCTGTGAGACTAGAGATGAAATGGCTAGAGTTACTGCTCTCAATATTCTGGCGGTATTTGAAAACACACAAATGCCATTGCCCCTCGATCTGTAG
- the LOC124306902 gene encoding thioredoxin domain-containing protein 15 — MFKLFFTLVLLAAASAQEVTNESRAPTIAIELANETIETEQPMAQKEVYNQTNSNVTAETVSPNTTKANCLSNKEYGTVEMVNASRLMELLILEPGPGNKTRTAKEGKQLPGACILVFFYARWCVFSSQAAPHFNAMPRIFPHIKMVAVDAIKYQSFNTQYGIVGVPTLMLVHNGKPVSKFNGTEYTVDTFTKFIKYLTNLEPTEAVYVTSADFAGPVPSTPSSETDYCLLLSWAFIAACSLYFTSKSRWWRQFVELVQNTWRESNAQHEHTD; from the exons ATGTTTAAATTATTCTTCACTTTAG TTTTATTAGCTGCTGCAAGTGCACAAGAAGTGACGAATGAATCCCGAGCTCCAACAATCGCGATCGAATTGGCGAATGAAACCATTGAAACAGAACAACCTATGGCACAAAAAGAAGTCTATAATCAGACTAATTCGAACGTAACAGCCGAAACTGTTTCCCCCAATACTACTAAAGCCAATTGCTTATCAAATAAGGAATATGGAACAGTCGAG ATGGTTAATGCTAGCAGGCTCATGGAATTACTAATTCTCGAACCTGGACCAGGAAACAAAACTAGAACTGCCAAGGAAGGAAAACAGCTACCTGGTGCCTGcatacttgtatttttttacgcTCGTTGGTGCGTTTTCAGTAGTCAAGCTGCTCCTCACTTCAATGCTATGCCCAGAATATTTCCACATATCAAAATGGTTGCCGTTGATGCTATTAAATACCAGAG CTTCAACACGCAGTATGGAATAGTCGGTGTTCCCACATTAATGCTTGTTCACAATGGAAAACCTGTGTCTAAATTCAATGGCACAGAGTACACTGTCGACACGTTTactaaattcattaaatatttaacgaatCTTGAACCGACTGAGGCCGTTTATGTCACATCTGCGGATTTTGCAGGACCTGTGCCGAGTACACCGTCTAGTGAGACTGATTATTGTCTGCTATTATCATGGGCGTTTATAGCTGCATGTTCATTGTATTTTACATCAAAAAGCCGATGGTGGCGTCAGTTTGTTGAGTTAGTACAAAATACTTGGCGGGAAAGTAACGCTCAACACGAGCATACCGATTAG